From a region of the uncultured Desulfatiglans sp. genome:
- a CDS encoding hypothetical protein (Evidence 5 : Unknown function): MGCVYGIANFLSGKYYLPGCSFAELRPQVALPMFIGVLCGPLAGFATGASGDMLGYAFAGKGPLFALHWSFANGLMELIPELAALGVSVLKKPFFERLIAEGENLVAP, translated from the coding sequence ATGGGGTGCGTTTACGGGATCGCGAACTTCCTGTCCGGAAAATACTATCTGCCGGGCTGCAGCTTTGCGGAGCTGCGGCCGCAGGTCGCTCTGCCTATGTTCATCGGGGTCCTGTGCGGCCCGCTGGCCGGCTTCGCCACGGGGGCGTCGGGGGACATGCTCGGCTACGCCTTCGCGGGCAAGGGTCCGCTCTTCGCCCTGCACTGGAGCTTCGCCAACGGCTTGATGGAGCTCATCCCCGAGCTGGCCGCCCTCGGCGTCTCGGTCTTGAAAAAGCCCTTCTTCGAACGTCTGATCGCCGAGGGGGAGAACCTTGTCGCGCCGTGA
- a CDS encoding Addiction module antidote protein, HigA family has protein sequence MIRIPTHRAPTHPGEMLLEEFLKPMGITQRDLANAIKVPYQRINEIINGRRGITPSTALRLAKVFGVSEDFWMNVQLRWDLYFAKKSEFDALENIKPLPLGGLKANSSSAEHGVGN, from the coding sequence ATGATACGGATACCTACTCATAGGGCACCAACCCATCCTGGCGAGATGCTGTTGGAAGAGTTTTTGAAGCCTATGGGCATAACTCAGCGAGATTTAGCCAATGCGATAAAAGTACCTTATCAACGCATCAATGAAATTATCAACGGGCGGCGTGGAATTACTCCAAGTACGGCCTTAAGGCTTGCAAAGGTTTTTGGTGTGTCAGAAGACTTCTGGATGAATGTTCAGCTGAGATGGGATCTTTATTTCGCTAAGAAATCTGAGTTCGACGCCCTGGAGAATATTAAGCCGTTGCCCCTTGGCGGTCTTAAAGCAAATAGCTCAAGCGCCGAACATGGCGTTGGAAACTGA
- a CDS encoding hypothetical protein (Evidence 5 : Unknown function), producing MIDKRIERKTSRTAQMTCLSRAASFLEKEDHYHGDDYLAVCLLPSFIRVLIHTSLCRKFFVRFLAPKGVYEYVIARTKYVDAAFRRALTERFDQILLFGAGFPLMQHVISRIFLQRFAAQSHRFAAGPGLANIKEIKRLRGDDLVVAAQANVQIDAEIGQKGHFRMESN from the coding sequence GTGATCGATAAACGAATCGAGAGAAAAACATCACGAACCGCTCAAATGACTTGCCTTTCACGCGCGGCTTCATTTCTGGAAAAAGAAGACCATTATCACGGCGACGACTATCTTGCCGTGTGTCTTCTCCCAAGCTTTATCAGGGTGCTCATTCACACTTCTTTATGTAGAAAGTTCTTTGTCCGTTTCCTTGCGCCCAAGGGGGTTTATGAGTATGTTATCGCCCGAACGAAGTATGTCGATGCAGCATTCCGGAGGGCATTGACTGAGCGATTCGACCAAATCCTTCTGTTTGGCGCCGGCTTCCCCCTGATGCAGCACGTGATCTCAAGGATTTTTCTTCAGCGCTTCGCCGCTCAGTCCCACCGCTTCGCGGCGGGTCCCGGTTTGGCCAATATCAAGGAAATCAAGCGTTTGCGCGGAGACGACCTGGTGGTCGCCGCACAAGCAAACGTGCAGATTGACGCCGAGATTGGTCAAAAAGGTCATTTCCGGATGGAAAGTAATTGA
- a CDS encoding Prevent-host-death family protein: protein MEKNISVGEAKATFSECIRKVEAGYAVLITRHGKPVAALVSPTDLEHLKRLRKAGPESGLASIAGGWENSEELASILNASPRQGQRNTPDLEN from the coding sequence ATGGAAAAAAACATATCCGTGGGTGAAGCAAAGGCCACCTTTTCAGAATGCATCCGTAAAGTTGAAGCAGGTTATGCTGTGCTCATTACCAGGCATGGCAAACCTGTCGCCGCTCTGGTTAGCCCCACTGACCTCGAACATCTAAAGCGTTTGAGAAAAGCAGGGCCAGAGAGTGGCCTTGCCAGTATTGCTGGCGGCTGGGAAAATAGCGAAGAATTGGCTTCAATTTTGAACGCATCTCCTCGACAGGGACAACGAAATACCCCTGACCTGGAAAATTGA
- the vapC gene encoding Ribonuclease VapC: MAFLFDTDAISELLRPRPAIAYVKWIMKVPREEQFTSAVVIGELYKGAYRSQHRERHLTNIEQRVLPAVSVLPYDTSIAKVFGKIRAYLEEMGTILPDADIQIAATAISHNLELITGNLRHFSRITDLKVNNILADSRNQ; the protein is encoded by the coding sequence ATGGCGTTTCTCTTTGACACCGATGCAATTTCAGAACTCCTGCGCCCACGCCCCGCAATAGCCTATGTGAAGTGGATCATGAAAGTTCCTCGTGAAGAGCAATTTACCAGTGCTGTTGTAATAGGCGAACTGTACAAAGGCGCCTACCGCTCCCAACACCGTGAACGACACCTAACCAATATAGAACAACGGGTTCTCCCCGCTGTCAGCGTTCTACCTTACGACACAAGCATTGCGAAAGTTTTTGGTAAAATCCGAGCTTACCTTGAAGAAATGGGAACAATCCTTCCCGATGCGGATATTCAGATTGCAGCCACGGCTATAAGCCATAATTTGGAGCTTATAACCGGAAACCTTCGTCATTTTAGTAGGATTACCGATTTGAAGGTTAATAATATCCTCGCAGATTCACGGAATCAATGA
- a CDS encoding hypothetical protein (Evidence 5 : Unknown function), with the protein MMLQLESAVCHDLHFLFTPHRMLFKQTNQRHLFDSITFHPEMTFLTNLGVNLHVCLCGDHQVVSAQTLDFLDIGQTGTRREAVGLSGEALKKNP; encoded by the coding sequence TTGATGCTGCAGCTAGAAAGCGCGGTATGTCACGATCTTCATTTCTTGTTCACGCCGCACAGAATGCTATTCAAGCAAACCAATCAGAGGCATCTGTTTGATTCAATTACTTTCCATCCGGAAATGACCTTTTTGACCAATCTCGGCGTCAATCTGCACGTTTGCTTGTGCGGCGACCACCAGGTCGTCTCCGCGCAAACGCTTGATTTCCTTGATATTGGCCAAACCGGGACCCGCCGCGAAGCGGTGGGACTGAGCGGCGAAGCGCTGAAGAAAAATCCTTGA
- a CDS encoding conserved hypothetical protein (Evidence 4 : Unknown function but conserved in other organisms), producing MRIERLTTGNPGDVRPVGEGVSKLQIDHGPGYRVYYTHRGQALVILLAGGDKRTQAGDIETALRLARNL from the coding sequence GTGCGGATCGAGCGTCTGACGACGGGGAATCCGGGGGACGTGAGGCCGGTTGGCGAAGGAGTCTCAAAGCTGCAGATCGATCACGGACCTGGCTACCGTGTGTACTACACGCACAGGGGTCAAGCATTGGTCATCTTGCTTGCTGGCGGAGACAAGCGCACCCAAGCCGGCGACATCGAGACTGCCTTGCGACTCGCTCGCAATCTATAG
- a CDS encoding hypothetical protein (Evidence 5 : Unknown function), whose amino-acid sequence MAPAELDVIEETCGYVREEGGLEREVSEGARAPNVKLACRGLAAKQHRSVSNAMFGA is encoded by the coding sequence ATGGCACCGGCGGAGCTGGATGTCATCGAAGAGACCTGCGGGTATGTCCGGGAGGAGGGCGGGCTGGAGCGGGAGGTCTCCGAGGGGGCGCGGGCGCCGAACGTCAAGTTGGCCTGCCGGGGCCTAGCAGCAAAGCAGCACCGGTCAGTTTCCAACGCCATGTTCGGCGCTTGA
- a CDS encoding conserved hypothetical protein (Evidence 4 : Unknown function but conserved in other organisms), with protein MANYIAIVHKDPKSDFGISFPDFPGCITAGKDIDEAKDMAQEALTLHIQGMIEDGEKLPAPSKLEEIMADPDFADAMAYLVVDVPDARPRTVRVNITVPEMTLKQIDAAARKRGMSRSSFLVHAAQNAIQANQSEASV; from the coding sequence ATGGCAAACTACATCGCAATCGTACACAAAGATCCCAAAAGTGACTTTGGCATCTCGTTTCCCGATTTTCCGGGCTGCATCACGGCCGGGAAAGACATCGACGAAGCTAAGGACATGGCCCAAGAGGCTCTCACCCTCCATATTCAAGGCATGATTGAAGATGGAGAAAAATTGCCCGCCCCATCAAAGCTCGAAGAGATTATGGCCGATCCCGATTTCGCCGATGCTATGGCCTATCTGGTCGTTGACGTCCCGGATGCCAGGCCCCGAACGGTCAGGGTCAATATTACCGTTCCCGAAATGACTCTTAAACAAATTGATGCTGCAGCTAGAAAGCGCGGTATGTCACGATCTTCATTTCTTGTTCACGCCGCACAGAATGCTATTCAAGCAAACCAATCAGAGGCATCTGTTTGA
- a CDS encoding conserved hypothetical protein (Evidence 4 : Unknown function but conserved in other organisms), whose product MPKTKTTRYDVAEHLRTPEETAAYLEACFEEANGDAAFIAKALGDVARAKGMSQVAKDAGLSRESLYKALSGERTPTFDTILKVIGALGLRIHAEPVAEDSKAERLHQPQAD is encoded by the coding sequence ATGCCAAAGACAAAGACCACACGCTACGATGTTGCCGAGCACCTCCGTACACCTGAGGAAACGGCAGCATACCTGGAAGCTTGTTTTGAGGAGGCCAACGGTGATGCTGCTTTCATCGCCAAGGCTTTGGGGGATGTCGCCCGCGCCAAAGGTATGTCTCAGGTGGCGAAGGATGCTGGCCTATCTCGTGAAAGCCTGTACAAGGCGCTTTCCGGGGAACGGACCCCGACCTTTGACACGATCCTCAAAGTAATAGGAGCGCTAGGATTGAGAATTCATGCTGAACCTGTTGCTGAAGATTCAAAGGCCGAACGCTTGCATCAACCTCAAGCGGATTGA
- a CDS encoding hypothetical protein (Evidence 5 : Unknown function): protein MKNKIEIRALNHDETLAVMNREKFDSLTSNSAAALSRPPSPLRAKVRVPSAAPAPI, encoded by the coding sequence ATGAAGAACAAAATTGAAATCCGAGCACTCAATCACGACGAAACTCTTGCAGTAATGAATAGGGAAAAATTCGATTCACTGACATCCAACTCCGCCGCCGCCCTTTCGAGGCCGCCTTCGCCTCTGCGGGCGAAGGTGCGCGTCCCGTCGGCGGCGCCGGCGCCGATTTAG
- a CDS encoding Toxin-antitoxin system, toxin component, RelE family (fragment) has translation MEALSGDRNGRYSIRINDQYRICFTWTEAGPMDVEIADYH, from the coding sequence TTGGAGGCGCTGTCGGGTGACAGAAACGGACGATACAGCATCCGCATAAACGATCAATATCGCATTTGTTTCACTTGGACCGAAGCCGGGCCCATGGATGTTGAAATAGCGGATTATCATTAA